From the Hordeum vulgare subsp. vulgare chromosome 1H, MorexV3_pseudomolecules_assembly, whole genome shotgun sequence genome, the window TATAGACATAAGTATATTGTTGAAATGATCTCAAATACCATGACATATTTATCAGTTTTAAGTGTGCCGTCTTAAAGCTCCCTCCCACGATGGTTCTATACTTTTTCCACTAAATAATTCTTTTAACGTTCATAGTACATCATCTTGCATTGTCTAAAATTTTATGTTAATTTATCATTTGGCTATTTTGTAATTGCAGCACCACAACATAGAGATTACAACTTAATGGGATGCCCTATGAAAATTTCTAAAGAGACAATAAAAGATCATTTTGTCATATTTTTTCCTACATTCGAGGAAAGGGTAATATTCACCAACCCAATGCAAAATTTATCTCGCTTAGTGAGCATATTCTATGGATAAAGAAAGAGCAAAACTCAATTATGTATATATTCTGTTTCTAGACAATTGGCCTGATCAAAATAATGTATTGTAAATCATCTTCTGACATAAACTACATAATTATATTTTACTTCGAAGTTGACAAACAAATAATCTTATTATAATAAATTTAGTTAAAAGCCTTATCACCTGATTTTCATTTATTCGACCAAGAATATCCTATAAGTAAGAATTAAGTGTCAATAAGAAAAAATGTTTCCTACTAAATGGGTTTAACTTCCATAGCTTTCCAAGAGAAAAGTGGGTCTAAACATAAGAGAGTAAAGTTGATCCATAATATAAATAGAAACAAAGAGTTACTACAATTTTACTCAAAGGTTCCATGGAACATAGATGAAGATGAAACACAAAAGGTATCATTGCCACTCAGTAATCCAATGTGTGAAACCCTTTAACCATTATCTTCACGATCAACTGTTGAATGAACCTCTTAAGTAGTTTATATAAAATAACCCATTTGTTGCTTCTTTTGATATCACCCCTCGACATATACTAATAAACGGAAATTGTACTAACGAtgaattaattgccaaaaaggatGTACTACATGTTCAATTGAAAGAAACTACTCAACGACCTACATAAACTATTTGCCAAAAAAATGTCACTCAATCAACCTCTTCACATCATTTTCTATTCCTTTTCTTCAACTAAATGAACAACAAAATTTCAGACGGGCTCTCTTACGGACGCGGCGTTTTCGGCGCTAGTTATTCTTATAGTGCCAAGCAAAGTCATCTCCCGACAATGAAGGAATACACACAGCATGGGCGTCATGAGCATAAAATATACTATTACAGTTTAGCGCATCTTCGTCCCAGCTAGTTGTACCTGGAACAATAAATTCTGACACTGATTTCAGCCTCAACAGTACGTTTTTTCTAGATATGGCATGGTTGTACACCCTCAGTTTTATAATGTAGTGCGTATAGATTTTTTGACAAATTTTAGCGAAGTTTACAGGGGAAAATTATTAATAACTTCAATACCAAACAGTCCTACGGACttgatgaatctaatgatatATATTTGGCATTCTGGATGAATCTAAAATATGAAACTACAGTTTATGATGAATCTaatgatatatatttgacattCTAGATGTAAATGTTTTTCTCTATAAACTTGATCAAAGTCTATGACATTTGACCTTTTAAAAATTCTATAAGCAGtacattttggaacggagggagtaacatttTGTACCATCGTGGCTATGCATTAATATGATATATACTCTAGGACCCACTAAAACCATAGGAAAACATTCTTGTATTATTTTTACCTGAAAAGACATTCTGGTGTTGATAATTGATAAAGAAGGTGGGTACATCATCTCAAAAAAGAAACTACTGATAAAGAAGGCGGGCATACCCTTTGGGTAGCCGGGACTCCATCTCTCCCTTTCTGTAGCAACTACTCAAGATATATCTCCAAAAAAAAAGCCAAAGATTTGCTAATTACACTTGGGGCTAGGACCTTTTTGTAGCAACTACTCAAGATATATCTCCAAAAGAAATACCAAAGATTTGTTAATTACACTTGGGCCTAGGACCTTTTTGTAGCAACTACTCAAGATATATCTCCAAAAAATATACCAAAGATTTTCTAATTACACTTGGGGCCAAGGATCTTTTTGTAGCAACCACGTTAGATAATCTAACGTAGGAGCGGGTAAATCTCACCCTTGTAACAAATTTTCGAAAAGGAAAGAGAAACGTTGGATGGTTGCGGCATGCAGCAGATAGCAGTCGATCGATCGGCTTTCAGTTGCACAATTTCAGGGAAGGAGCCCAAGAATGGCGCAGGATCTTATCAGTCcacggctgccgcaccacctgcaCTAGTCACCTCCCACTTCCTCTTCCACTTGCACTCGCGCGACGTCCGCTCGTTCCGCCGCCTCCGGCCACCTGCGTGCTCCATGGGCGGCTTCACGCCGGAGGGCGGCGGCGTCCGTGCCGCCCGCGCCGGACGGTACCCTCCCCTCGCCTCGCTCGTCGTCTCCACCATCGCCGCCTTCtccgccgtcatcgtcatcgccgTCCTCCACTCGGTTCGTCGCCTCCCCGTTGGTTCTTGCATTTCTTGTACTCCCGTTCCGTTCCCTGTGAATTCGATCGAATTGCAACGTTTTCTCGAGATTGATCACGATGAACAATGCGAATCTTTCTCGTGAATTGTATGCACGTCGATGGTGACCATGGTTTCTTGGCCCGGTGATTGATGTTGCAGGCGTACGACGACGCGCTGTCCCGGACGCGGACGCTGCTGGGGCACAACCTGGAGCCGACGCCGTGGCACCCGTTCCCGCACGACAAGGGCCGCCCGCCGCCGCGCGCCGCGCTCCGGTGCGCCTCCTACCTCTCCTGCCTCCCGCCGCTCTCGCAGCCgaagccggcggcggcggcggcggccaacgCGTCGAGACCGCGGCAGTGCCCGTCCTACTTCGCCGCCATCCGCCGCGACCTGGCGCCCTGGAGGCgccgcgacggcggcggcggcggcatcacGCGCGCGCTCCTCGAGTCGGCCCGCTTCCGCGCGTCCATGCGCGTCACCATCACGGGCGGCGGGACGCGGCTGCACGTGGACCTCTACTACGCCTGCGTGCAGAGCCGCGCGCTCTTCACCGTGTGGAGCCTGCTGCAGCTCATGCGGCGGTACCCCGGCCGCGTCCCGGACGTGGACCTCATGTTCGACTGCATGGACCGGCCCGCCATCAACCGCACCGAGCACAGCGGCGacggcgcgccgccgccgcctcccctgttCCGGTACTGCACCACCCGCGACCACCTCGACATCCCGTTCCCGGACTGGTCCTTCTGGGGCTGGCCGGAGACGCACATCGAGCCGTGGAGCCGGGAGTTTAGGAGCATCAAGCAGGGCTCCAGGCGGGTGAAGTGGCCGGACAGGGTGCCCACGGCGTACTGGAAGGGCAACCCGGACGTGGCGTCGCCCCTCCGCCTCGCGCTGCTCGCCTGCAACGACACCAACCTGTGGCGAGCCGAGATCATGCGCCAAGTAACCCATCGTCGTCCATCGTCGTCCAAAGTTGATTTTCATGTGCTGCGCCCGTGCTGAACAATCACATTTGAATGCAGAActgggaggaggaggccaagtccGGGTACCAGAACTCCAAGCTGTCCAGCCAGTGCACGCACCGGTAAACCGTCTTCTTCCATCTCCATCCATCCATTCCATGGCGGCGAGCCGGCAACGCTAACGCCTGTATGCAGGTACAAGATCTACGCGGAGGGGTTCGCGTGGTCGGTGAGCCTCAAGTACATCCTGTCGTGCGGGTCCATGGCGCTGCTGATCGACCCGCTGTACCAGGACTTCTTCAGCCGGGGGCTGGAGCCGCGGGTGAACCACTGGCCGGTGACCGCGGCGGGGATGTGCGAGTCCATCCGGGACGCCGTGGAGTGGGGCAACGCGCACCCGGAGGAGGCGGAGCGCGTCGGGAAGCGCGGGCAGCGGCTCATGCAGGAGCTGGGCATGGACACCGTCTACGACTACATGCTGCACCTGCTCACCGAGTACGCCGGGCTGCTCGACTTCCGGCCGGCGCCGCCGCGCGCCGCGCAGGAGGCATGCGCCGGCTCCGTGCTCTGCCTCGCTGACGACCGCCAGAGGAGGTTCCTGGAGGCCTCCGCCGCGTCCCCCGCCACCGCCGAGCCGTGCTCCATGCCGCCGTCCGACGGCTGATCAAACCAAAAGCTGCAGATGAATCAAGGAGTGGGAGTGGAGATTGAGCATCCGTGCCCGTGCGTCGAGGGAGGGTAAAGGTGCATGCGCAATGGATGGACTTGTACGAGTACCATTATTTAGGGATGATGATATGATACGCTCGTGGGATACTGGTAGGGTCGGGATGGGGTAGCGGTAGAGGGATGGGATACTAGTAGTGGAGTAGTACTAATCTCGGTGCGTCTCAATTTTGATGCGGATTAGCTACTGTTGATCGGTCTTCTGTAATAAAAGAGAACCTTTGCTTATTGACATGCGAGAGAAATGTGGAGGGAAAGTTTGAATGCTTTGTGTTTTCTGAGCAAGGTGATTTGgtttattttgtttctttttgaaGCAAAACCTAACAAGGTGATCCGTAGGACCGTTTCGCTGGTAATAATGCAAGGGGCGTAGTGCTATTCGTATGTAAAAGTTTTACGTATACCTTTTAAGTACGACACTCACCAACGGACGGTTAGCAAAGATCACAGGATAGTTGTaatctagtactccctccgtcccaaaataagtgtcttgagcttaatataaatttgtactagagctagtataaaattgagacacttattttggaacggagggagtaaaagtCAACTGGTGCATACAGTTTGCGTAGGAATTTTACGTAGAACTAGCAAAAgagctcgtgcgttgcaacgggtaaTAAAATTATGCCTTTCAAATCAACCGACTCATAACATATTTTACCTATAATGATTATAACGAATATACAACCCATTTTGTTAATTAAAATCAATAAAACTGATGTTGATTGCACTTAATAATTAGACATGTTAATATAATACATTTAGTTGATGGACTACATGACATGACACAAGCTTAGAGACCGGTTGTCGTGAACCAAAATAAATCAAACAGATTAAGTGATTAGATCTTTTATTGCAACTACAAGCTCGACTCACCACGAGGCTTAAGTTCTCTTATTGCACACAATGTGTAGCTGCTACTAACATGTTGATATCACCTCCGACAGCAAGGCTTTTTTATTCTCCCCACCCACAAGAACCCTCGTATAGGTTAGTCacatttgattaaaaaaatattgGTTGTGCACCTTATCAAAATTGAGAGAGAAAGGAACAATCAACATAGTGATGCTCACGTACTATTTAAGAGGAGGAGACTCAATTGTCGTGCTGCAAGCCTGCAACCCACGGGTCCATAATTTTTTCAAGTGTATGTCGTCATATACCTGCCTAATGCTCAATAATCGATGGAAAAATTGATTGCTAATGTTTGAAG encodes:
- the LOC123425316 gene encoding protein O-glucosyltransferase 1-like, whose protein sequence is MQQIAVDRSAFSCTISGKEPKNGAGSYQSTAAAPPALVTSHFLFHLHSRDVRSFRRLRPPACSMGGFTPEGGGVRAARAGRYPPLASLVVSTIAAFSAVIVIAVLHSAYDDALSRTRTLLGHNLEPTPWHPFPHDKGRPPPRAALRCASYLSCLPPLSQPKPAAAAAANASRPRQCPSYFAAIRRDLAPWRRRDGGGGGITRALLESARFRASMRVTITGGGTRLHVDLYYACVQSRALFTVWSLLQLMRRYPGRVPDVDLMFDCMDRPAINRTEHSGDGAPPPPPLFRYCTTRDHLDIPFPDWSFWGWPETHIEPWSREFRSIKQGSRRVKWPDRVPTAYWKGNPDVASPLRLALLACNDTNLWRAEIMRQNWEEEAKSGYQNSKLSSQCTHRYKIYAEGFAWSVSLKYILSCGSMALLIDPLYQDFFSRGLEPRVNHWPVTAAGMCESIRDAVEWGNAHPEEAERVGKRGQRLMQELGMDTVYDYMLHLLTEYAGLLDFRPAPPRAAQEACAGSVLCLADDRQRRFLEASAASPATAEPCSMPPSDG